From the Chryseobacterium fluminis genome, the window GTGAATTTGCCCAAAAACCAAATTGGTGTTTAAAATCATAATCATTTTGAATATCGCTGCAAATCTTTCGGAATCGGTCTGTAAGCTCAGTCTCTTCAAAACGGTGAGTTAAAAAATCAGAATGCAACTGATAAATTGGAAGAGCATATTTAAAAAAAGCTACAAACTCTCTCTTATCTCTTTCGATTATTTTACGTTGGTCATAATCTTTAATTTTATCAATGTTTTTAAAATTAGAAGGATAGTAATCTTCTAGTTTTTTGTCTACATTCTTGAGGGATGACATGAGACAGTCCTTTTTGAGAAAAATTTCCATCAATCTTGGTTCATCCTCGAAATGGCTGTCATTAAAGAAAGGCACTTTACCGAGGGGTTTTGAATCAATTCGTTCGAGACAATCAACTATCAAATCGCTATCAACTTTGTAATAGCTTAAAATTCCGCAAAACTCTACAGCAAACTCATAAAATAATTGACTAAATTTCTTTTTATTATGAGAAAATAATCTTAATAAATCTTTAGCAAGTTGAGTCAAATCAAAACCGATTGGCAAGTTATACTGAAAAAGTTTACAAGAAATAAATATCTTTTCGTCAATTCTAAATTTATCATACTTCAACCACTCTGCAATCTCAGTTTCACTTGAATAACTGACAATATTCTCGATAAGATGCTTGCCCGCACTAATTTTTGATTCAACAGGCCTCCACCTATTGAAACGTTCCATCATTCTTCTGACTCCGTATAATTTCAAAAAAGCCTCAGCTTCAAATGCTATATCAAGACTTGATATTGGATAATGCCTTAGCTCCTCGTCATTCTTTGTTTTTCTCCAAACAAGCCATTCATTAGCAGTCTTAAGATGCTTAATGGCTATTTCTCTATTTTCCCGTTTACGAGAATTGATGCCAGCCAGTTTAAGATGAAATGCTCCAGCCCAAGAACGTTCTTCAGTTTGCATTTGAAGTCTTGTCAGTGAATTTTGATCACCAAATCTCAAAACCAAATCCGGATAATTAATAAGTAGGTTGGTAAGGCCTTTATCTGTTTTAGATTCTTCGGCGGCTATAAATAATAATTTAAAATAATTTATATCATGTTCATTTTCAACACTGGCATTAAGAGCAAGTTTCGTACGGTTAATATAAACTTCCCTATTGCGTATCGGGTCTGTAGGGAAATCTAAAAGCTTTCTATCTAAAACAATATCAATCAATTGGTTCTTCAAACCCGATGAGTATAAGATTGCTCCAAGATTTGTAGAAGCGTATTCATCTTTACTTGAATTGGATAAAAACAAATTAGCAATATCCTGATGTTCTTCCAGACTGGAAGGATATGTCTGTCTTACATAATTCTCGAAGTCTTCATCCCTGAAATAGAAATGGTTATTTTCAAGAACTAATCCATTCCAAATGTCAGATGCTAAATCTTGAAGAAAAGCAATTTGAACATTCATAATTTCTGAAATGTAGTTGATAGGTACTGGTCTTGGCAGCATTATGAGTAACTTAAAAAACTCATCTACAAGAGCTCTATTATCCTCACCAAGCTTAACTATTGCATCTTCAATTTTATCAAGAATCAAATTATCAACAAGCTTACCATTAGGCTTCAGATAATTAATTACCTGTTTTATTCCCTGATTTCGTAGGGACATTGAATAAAACTGTACTCTTGGAATACCATTAGTAAATTGATGAAATTCTAAAATTTCTCCTTTAGTAATATTTTTAAAATTGATTTTTGCAAATTGAGTCGTTTCCTCCAATGAAAATGGTTGTAGTTCGTACTCCAAATGTTTTTTAAGTGGGAGTTTGAGAGAATCTTTTCGGTACGTACGAGAGGTTACCACAATATGACAACCCTCTGGAATTTCCATATTGACCAAATCTTGAACAAAACTCCTTTCCCCAAACGATTCTGCTGCTGTCACACTATTATCAGCGGCATCAATAATGAGCAGTAAATAAGCGTTAGCATCTCTGCTTTTTAAAATTTCAACGCCTGCCCTAATCCTCTTTTTTAGTTCATTCAAATAAACATCATCAGATTCATTTTGCACTAGCAAAAACTCAGTTCCTAATGATTTGGCAAGCTCATTAGCCAATTGTACAATAGCATTTCTATGCAAATGTCTTTTATCTTCCGGATTCTGATATTTACCTGCACCATAACTATCAAAGAGAATCGATTGACAATAGTCGGGAACAGCATTTTTTATCTGATGAACAATGGTTGACTTACCAATTCCTGCACCACCATGTAAACAGATGGGAAGGTAAGAAACATTGGAATCAATAACATTTACAATATCCTTCAGTTGTTCTCTTTCAACAATACGTATATTTTTTTCGAAATTTTGAGAAACAGGAAAAAGATTTTCAAGCGAACTAAATCCAAAACTTGCAATCACATCAATTACGCCTATGGTGCGGTCATCCTCACTTTCAGGCATCATCTTATTCCATACCAGCTGAAATAATGAATTGAACTGTCCTTTAGACTTTATGCTATTTTTTGAAATAGAATTTATCAATTCAAGTTTAAGAAGCTGCCTGGAATCCGATCCACAATCATCAAAATCCAACAATCTCACAAAATCTGTAAACTCTGTAAGATTAAGACCAGAAGCCTTATGCAATTTTCCAAAAGCATCTTTATTTAATTCGGAAACTTCGGAAAAAACCTTATTAAAACTTAATGCTCTTTTATTAGTCTTTAAAAAATCTTGAACCTTAAGAATCTGATTTAGATGGGATTGATTAACATTTCTGTTACTTACAAGTTTAATCTTTATTTTTTGCAGAACTTTTTCCCTTCCAAACTCATCCACAAATTTTTTAAAAACATTAGCTAGACGGTGCACAATTGAACCTTGAAAAGATTTACTCTTTTTTCCTTCATAAAGCTTTGAAAAAGTAAAATTTTCATCAACTCTTCTAGTACTGTATTTTAGTTGTGAAATGAGTATAGAATTTGCGCTATTGAAATCCTTTCCGCCAAAATATTCCGTTAAATCAATTCCTAAGAACATTTCGCCGGTTGGATCAAGTTTCTTTGAGAGATTTTTCTCAAAACCTTCAATAGTTAAAGCTTTTAGTGCTTGCTTGTCAAAGTTTAGTAATTCGAGCGATTTTTTGATTGCCCACAATATATGAAAATCATCCCCAGCGCTTGATAAATCGGCATCAGGAATAAACCTTTTATTAACCATTTAACTAATAATTTGTATAGCTAATTTACTTAAAATTATTTGTCAAATTTCATTTAAATACCTGCTAATTTTCCCGTTTCAAAAAATTTATCAGTACATCAAATGATTATTTAAGAGTCCCTCAGCTAGAGAAATTTAAATGAGCGGACATTTCAGCTTTGAACTTTTCTTCTGATTGTATTCCAAAGTCTGCAAAAGGATCAGGTAAATTGACATAATCTTTAACATAGGTGGATACCCACAAGTTTTTTGCCATTTTCCTGGGCTTTAAAAAGTTAACCAATCGATGCTATTTTGCTTACACATACAGTATAAATCAATGTTTATGCATTTAAAAGTAAGACGAGCCAAGGAATTACTCTTGAGCTTATCATAAAGAATAATCAACTTAAAACTGTACACCCTATCGTTTAGTTATTTTAAGAACAAAATAGCTTGTCATTTTCCAAATTTTACTTAATTTTAAATAAAGCAATATTTTTTTATAAAGCATCATTAGAAACATAAATAATAATGAAAAACTATTACGCATCCGAGGAACTTGCTCAGATTTTACTAAATAATGGATTTGTCGAAATAACTAATACAAAATACCCTTTACACTCTGAACAAATAAGGGAAAATGGCTATGATCCAGAAAAGGCTAAAAGAGCTTTTAGGATTAATACTAAAGATCTTATTATTTTCGAGTACTTCACGGTGAAATTTGTCCATAAAGGAGATGGTTGTAGTGTAGCAAACACAAGAAAAGAAATATCTGAAAATGAAGTGAAATCAGCGATTGCATTTTTTAAACTTCCTTTTCAAACTAGAAATGCTATTATGAGATCTGGGGTTGCAATTCCTACATTACATAACAATTACAGATATATTCAAGAAAATCCAACATATAATAATCCCAGAAATAAACATATAATCAAAGCTTTTCAAGAAGTTACACTAATAAAAATGCCACCAAATTTCTTTTAAAATTAAATTTTTTCTGAAATCCATCTCGTCAAGAATTCATTTGCAACTTGGATATAATTTTCCGCTTGTTGCCTTGATTTGGTCTGTCCTGCATGTGCAGCGGAATTTCTACAAGTTCTCAAATTATGAATTAAATTTATTTTTAAGTTTCGTGGATTAGTGAATATTGTAGGAATACGACTTCGCATATTATTAAAATCTCTAAGCCCACAGTTAACCCTTCCGTTTTTAAACTCTTTCAAAAAGCTTTGCATTTCAAACATTGTTAAATCTCTGTTTCTTAAAACTGTGGAAAATAAGATTTTCAATTCATTTTCAATTGCTCTACCATACTGAATAATAACAGGCGAGAAATCACTATTTAAGTCTGTCGTAGAAAGCAAAAGTTCAGCAGAAGATAGGTATTTAACAGTGGTACTATTTAATTTATGGATATCAAAATTGTTAGAAATAATTCCTTCATAAACCGAGATATCTAACTTATTAACATACTCATCAATTCGCAATTCTAGATCATTGATTCTTTCTCCATCTTGGACATTTTTTTCTTTCAAATTATTAAAATCATTAACAAATTGAATATTCAGGAGACTATGTTCTAAACTAGTTGTTTCATCAAAAAAACCACTATCAAATACATTATAATCGATACTGCCGTCATCAGAGATATTTAAAGATGACATTTGCTCGATATTAGTATTAGACTTCGCTTTATTCCTAAGATAAAATAATTTTACTCTTTTGCCATTAAGCTTCTTTGCAGCTACTAAGTTCTGGAAATTACGAATAAGATATTCACTGTGAGTTTCGATTATTAATTGGATATTAAATTTGTTATTGGCCTCTAAAAACATTTCTGCAAGAAGTGACTGCCACTTAGGATGCAAGTTAGCTTCTGGTTCCTCAATTAATAGAAGGCTGGGAAGGTAATATACTTGCGTTACATTTCCAAACTGATTGTCGGGAATCTCCTTTTCTCTTCTATTACGTTTAGCTAGCACACAGATTTGAATTAATATTAAAATCAATTGCTTAATGCCATATCCGAAGTCAACAAGTTCGCGTGTATTTCCGATCGCATTTGATACAGAAATTGATATTAATTGAAGCTTTACTTGAAAATCAATGACAATATTTGATCCGATTTCGAATTTTTTTAAATACTTCTCCATGAACGGAAAATTTGATCCAAATGCGTGGTAATCTTTAAGTAAATTTATAAAAGGAGAATTACCAGATGCAGAATAAACTCTCGCATTCTTCTCTTTTACTGCCGAAAGATAGTTGACGGTTAAAATTCTTTGTTGCAGATGATCCCAAGAAGTTTTAAAGCAATTTTCAAGTACGTTGTATGAAATGTTTGAACTGTCAGTACACGTCCAATTAATCTGCTGTTTTATAATATGACCTGAAGATACATAAAGAATCTCTTCTATTGTTGGAGGTGGAGTATAATCATCTACATCAAAGTCACTTTCCCTAAGTTCTCTCCTATCACTTACAGTATCCTCACGCAACCCATCAACAAATATCTCCCCGGTGCTTAAATCAATAGTGTCTTTAAATGATTTTATAAGTATTGAAGGAACAAATGGAACATGTTCTTTAAATGTAATACCATCCATCTTTTCAAGCCATTCTCCTCTATTTTCATTATTTTGATAAATTTTATAGAACTGGAAAACCTTTTTCAGTTCTTTCTTTAATTTGCCAAAATCGATTGTCCACTCGATAAACCCTACTAGCTGATCGTAAGGAAAAAGTTGTATGAATTGTGAAAAAACAATATTATCAGATTCTTTCTGAAGCTTTTTAAACTCCCGATCTTTTGCCTCTTTTTTCTTTTTATATTCTGCATTATCTGCTGATAAATCATTTTCACTTGCTTTCACATAGCCAAATGAAAACAAGAGTGATTCATCTTCATTGTCAAGTATCTTGATTTCTCTTAACTTGGCTTTATATTTTTGCTTTGACTGCACCTCAAAAGATAATGCAACAAACAAATTAGTCAATCCTAAAAAAGTAAAAGGAAGTGAAATTTGAATTATATTATTGTTTATGTTATTTAAAACATTGTCAAAATCTCCCAATAAATGTTCCTGTAAACCCAAATCAAGGTCAAATACTGATTGTCCTTCTTTAATACTATCCCTTAGTAACTGCAGGAATTTTATAATTGAACTTTTGCCAGAATTATTTGCTCCCGTCAGTATATTGATAGAAGACATTTCCTCCTGAAATCCTTCTACATCATCAAATATTCTAAAGTTTTTAAGACCAAGAACGTCTATTAATCTCATTATTAGTTTTTTATTATAATTTCTTTTTAAAGTAAAAGACTTTCCCTGAGTCTTAACTGCATGATCAACGATGAAAATAGCTAATTAAAAATTCACTTAAAAAATGTGACTTAATAATTATTACAAATTTTTAATTTGCTGTTTTATATTTTGTCTAAACATCTAAGAAGTGCTGTAAATTTAAAAACTTTTTTTTCTATAAATTATGGAAAACCGTAATAATTCAGCAGGGAAATTAAATAAATTAGCAAAGCTTATTCAAGACTTTAAATTAAGTACATAAAATTTAATAATTTTACTTTTTTACATTTCAACTCAACTAACCATGTACATATCTCAGATTAAAATTACCAATTTCAGGAATTTTGAAAATACTACAGTTGATTTTAATGACGGCATCAATGTAGTAATAGGTCATAACAATGCCGGAAAATCAAATTTGGTTTCCGCTCTTTCCTTAGTTATGGATAATTCAAAGTCAAAACGTCTTAATATTGACGACTTTTACAAACTTATTCCGACCGTACATTTATTGACTTCTCCTCCAAAAGTAAGCATTGAAATAACAATCAAAAAAGGATCTTATGAAACGGAGGATGACTTAGTAACCGTTTCAACTTGGCTAACCAGATTAGAGGAAGATTACGAAGCAAAATTAACATATGAATTCTTTCTTCCCGAAAAGCATGTCGAGAATTACCAAACCTTAGTTAGGGAAATTCCTGAGAATGAAAACCAAAATAAAAATATTTGGAATACGATTAAGCATGATTTCCTAAGACTTTATGTAGTAAAGATTTGGGGAGGAAATGTTGGCAATCAATCCACAGCAGACGTAGACTCATTACAAAAATTTGATTTTCAATTTTTAGATGCTATAAGGGACGTCGAGAGAGATATGCTGACTGGGCGAAATACTTTGCTGCGAGATGTTTTTGATTTTTTCATGGATTATGATATCAAAATCCATCCAACAAAAACAGCACCTGAGAAACATACGGATATTAAAGAAAGAAAAATTGAGTTTTCTGAAAAAGCTGAAGAATTAGTAGGTTTGTTACACAGGAGAATTGCATCAGGAAAGGAAGAAATATTATCTTATGCAAAAGATACGGGAGCGTCATTTAACAATGCTGTTCCAGATTTTGAAGGAGTAATATCAGAGACAGAGTTGTATAGTGTTCTAAAGTTAATTGTAGAATATGAGACAGGAATAAAAATTCCTGCAACACGCAATGGTCTTGGTTACAACAATTTAATTTACATGTCTCTTCTTTTAGCAAAAATGCAGGTCAATAATGACGTTAATTATTTGGATAGCAATGCAAAAATATTTTCAATGCTGGCTATCGAAGAGCCAGAAGCTCATCTACATCCGGCAATGCAATTCAAGTTTTTAAAATTTCTCGATGAAAATAAAACTAAAAGAAAAGTAAGACAAATCTTTGTCACAACACATTCAACACATATAACATCCGCCGTTGGGCTAGATGAAATTATTTGCCTGCACAATAATGAAGGAGAAACTATTGTGGCATATCCCGGAAAAACATTTGTTAATGCAGAAGGTCAACCTTTAGATCATAGCAAGAAGTATGTTGAGAGATT encodes:
- a CDS encoding AAA family ATPase is translated as MRLIDVLGLKNFRIFDDVEGFQEEMSSINILTGANNSGKSSIIKFLQLLRDSIKEGQSVFDLDLGLQEHLLGDFDNVLNNINNNIIQISLPFTFLGLTNLFVALSFEVQSKQKYKAKLREIKILDNEDESLLFSFGYVKASENDLSADNAEYKKKKEAKDREFKKLQKESDNIVFSQFIQLFPYDQLVGFIEWTIDFGKLKKELKKVFQFYKIYQNNENRGEWLEKMDGITFKEHVPFVPSILIKSFKDTIDLSTGEIFVDGLREDTVSDRRELRESDFDVDDYTPPPTIEEILYVSSGHIIKQQINWTCTDSSNISYNVLENCFKTSWDHLQQRILTVNYLSAVKEKNARVYSASGNSPFINLLKDYHAFGSNFPFMEKYLKKFEIGSNIVIDFQVKLQLISISVSNAIGNTRELVDFGYGIKQLILILIQICVLAKRNRREKEIPDNQFGNVTQVYYLPSLLLIEEPEANLHPKWQSLLAEMFLEANNKFNIQLIIETHSEYLIRNFQNLVAAKKLNGKRVKLFYLRNKAKSNTNIEQMSSLNISDDGSIDYNVFDSGFFDETTSLEHSLLNIQFVNDFNNLKEKNVQDGERINDLELRIDEYVNKLDISVYEGIISNNFDIHKLNSTTVKYLSSAELLLSTTDLNSDFSPVIIQYGRAIENELKILFSTVLRNRDLTMFEMQSFLKEFKNGRVNCGLRDFNNMRSRIPTIFTNPRNLKINLIHNLRTCRNSAAHAGQTKSRQQAENYIQVANEFLTRWISEKI
- a CDS encoding ATP-dependent nuclease; this translates as MYISQIKITNFRNFENTTVDFNDGINVVIGHNNAGKSNLVSALSLVMDNSKSKRLNIDDFYKLIPTVHLLTSPPKVSIEITIKKGSYETEDDLVTVSTWLTRLEEDYEAKLTYEFFLPEKHVENYQTLVREIPENENQNKNIWNTIKHDFLRLYVVKIWGGNVGNQSTADVDSLQKFDFQFLDAIRDVERDMLTGRNTLLRDVFDFFMDYDIKIHPTKTAPEKHTDIKERKIEFSEKAEELVGLLHRRIASGKEEILSYAKDTGASFNNAVPDFEGVISETELYSVLKLIVEYETGIKIPATRNGLGYNNLIYMSLLLAKMQVNNDVNYLDSNAKIFSMLAIEEPEAHLHPAMQFKFLKFLDENKTKRKVRQIFVTTHSTHITSAVGLDEIICLHNNEGETIVAYPGKTFVNAEGQPLDHSKKYVERFLDASKSDMLFSQKVLFVEGLAEQILATVFAGYEDKSLEDHHVSVINVGGRYFKHFLYLFDSEKYFSISKPVVCMTDRDPERKNRTVERSNFQKCYPFEYNSEAETFDYQQNSFSNEYQPETHPNITVYSQDSELGKTLEYEIAFSNPSLKLILTDSIKNRNELERLMDLYDQEDSTLENFFEILRESDENERIISGITLNTSLDLDGKKKSIIAARYLNSIGKGENALELAVVLKDNLQDKGTEDYIEFNVPQYIKDAIEKLCQ